The following proteins come from a genomic window of Streptomyces sp. Sge12:
- a CDS encoding DUF6986 family protein: MGQQEKVATSLAGAVSEGISASLAPVDAELARHYPGDPGTRQPIHTVYVPGDVFAADTVRSWGDQALAALDEHAPDAATFAKVLGISDELAVPVYDRVRAKLASEPIEDLRVDFEDGFGVRSDEEEDQAAARAARLISEAYSNGTNAPYMGIRMKCMESNVRDRGIRTTDIFLSGLLAHGGLPENLVLTLPKVTYAEQVTAFVQLLEAFETTRGLRRGRIGFEIQIETSQSILASDGTATVARMIEASQGRATGLHYGTFDYSACVGVSAAYQSSDHPAADHAKAIMQVAAAGTGVRVSDGSTNVLPIGTTEHVHEAWKLHYGLTRRALARAYYQGWDMHPAHLPTRYAAVFTFYREGLETAAARLKAYVAKIEGDVMDEPATAKALAGYLVRGLDCGAVGADEVTALTGLTRAELDAFAIPRRSATLTATN; the protein is encoded by the coding sequence ATGGGTCAGCAGGAGAAGGTGGCGACGAGCCTCGCAGGCGCGGTCAGCGAGGGCATCAGCGCCTCCCTCGCGCCGGTGGACGCGGAGCTCGCGCGCCACTACCCGGGCGACCCCGGCACCCGGCAGCCCATCCACACCGTCTACGTACCCGGTGACGTCTTCGCCGCGGACACCGTCCGCTCCTGGGGCGACCAGGCCCTCGCGGCCCTCGACGAGCACGCCCCGGACGCCGCCACCTTCGCCAAGGTGCTCGGCATCTCCGACGAGCTGGCCGTACCCGTCTACGACCGGGTGCGCGCCAAGCTGGCGAGCGAGCCGATCGAGGACCTCCGCGTCGACTTCGAGGACGGTTTCGGCGTCCGCTCCGACGAGGAGGAGGACCAGGCCGCGGCCCGCGCCGCCCGCCTGATCTCCGAGGCGTACTCCAACGGCACCAACGCCCCGTACATGGGCATCCGCATGAAGTGCATGGAGTCCAACGTCCGCGACCGGGGCATCCGCACCACGGACATCTTCCTCTCCGGCCTGCTCGCCCACGGCGGCCTGCCGGAGAACCTGGTCCTGACCCTCCCCAAGGTCACCTACGCCGAGCAGGTCACCGCCTTCGTCCAGCTGCTGGAGGCCTTCGAGACCACCCGCGGCCTGCGCCGGGGCCGGATCGGCTTCGAGATCCAGATCGAGACCAGCCAGTCCATCCTGGCCTCCGACGGCACCGCGACCGTCGCCCGGATGATCGAGGCCTCCCAGGGCCGCGCCACCGGCCTGCACTACGGCACCTTCGACTACAGCGCCTGCGTCGGCGTGTCCGCCGCGTACCAGTCGAGCGACCACCCCGCCGCGGACCACGCGAAGGCGATCATGCAGGTCGCGGCCGCCGGCACCGGCGTACGCGTCTCCGACGGCTCGACCAACGTGCTGCCGATCGGCACCACCGAGCACGTCCACGAGGCCTGGAAGCTCCACTACGGCCTGACCCGCCGCGCCCTGGCCCGCGCCTACTACCAGGGCTGGGACATGCACCCGGCGCACCTGCCGACCCGCTACGCGGCCGTCTTCACCTTCTACCGCGAGGGCCTGGAGACCGCCGCCGCGCGCCTGAAGGCGTACGTCGCCAAGATCGAGGGCGACGTGATGGACGAGCCCGCCACCGCCAAGGCCCTGGCCGGCTACCTGGTCCGCGGCCTCGACTGCGGCGCCGTCGGCGCCGACGAGGTCACCGCCCTCACCGGCCTGACCCGCGCGGAGCTGGACGCCTTCGCGATCCCCCGCCGCTCGGCCACCCTGACGGCCACGAACTGA
- a CDS encoding LacI family DNA-binding transcriptional regulator encodes MKDVASQAGVGLKTVSRVVNGEPGVTPETERRVQEAIEALGFRRNDSARVLRKGRTATVGLVLEDLADPFYGPLNRAVEEVARAHGALLINGSSAEDPDRERELALALCARRVDGLIVIPAGDDHRYLEPEMRAGVSTVFVDRPAGRIEADVVLSDSFGGARDGVAHLIAGGHRRIGFIGDQPRIHTVAERLRGYRAAMADAGLPVAESWISLGSTAPERVAAAAGAMLTGPEPVTAVFAGNNRVTVTVVRVLAAHARPVALVGFDDFELADLLRPGVTVVAQDPAALGRVATDRLFQRLAGADLTPSRIELPTRLIPRGSGEIPPAN; translated from the coding sequence ATGAAGGACGTGGCGTCCCAGGCGGGCGTCGGCCTGAAGACGGTGTCGCGCGTGGTCAACGGCGAGCCCGGGGTCACCCCCGAGACCGAGAGACGGGTGCAGGAGGCCATCGAGGCCCTCGGCTTCCGCCGCAACGACAGCGCCCGCGTGCTGCGCAAGGGCCGTACCGCCACCGTGGGCCTGGTGCTGGAGGATCTCGCCGACCCCTTCTACGGCCCGCTGAACCGGGCGGTGGAGGAGGTGGCCCGCGCGCACGGGGCGCTGCTCATCAACGGCTCCAGCGCCGAGGACCCGGACCGGGAGCGGGAGTTGGCGCTCGCGCTGTGCGCCCGCCGGGTGGACGGGCTGATCGTGATCCCGGCCGGGGACGACCACCGCTATCTGGAGCCGGAGATGAGGGCCGGTGTGTCCACCGTGTTCGTGGACCGGCCGGCGGGCCGGATCGAGGCGGACGTGGTCCTCTCGGACAGCTTCGGCGGCGCCCGGGACGGTGTGGCCCACCTGATCGCGGGCGGGCACCGCCGGATCGGCTTCATCGGCGACCAGCCCCGCATCCATACGGTGGCGGAACGGCTGCGCGGCTACCGCGCGGCGATGGCGGACGCGGGGCTGCCCGTGGCCGAATCCTGGATCTCCCTCGGATCCACGGCCCCCGAACGGGTCGCGGCGGCGGCCGGAGCGATGCTCACGGGCCCGGAGCCGGTGACCGCCGTCTTCGCCGGGAACAACCGGGTGACGGTCACCGTCGTACGGGTCCTCGCGGCGCACGCGCGCCCGGTGGCACTGGTCGGCTTCGACGACTTCGAGCTGGCCGACCTGCTCCGCCCCGGCGTGACGGTGGTCGCCCAGGACCCGGCGGCCCTGGGCCGGGTGGCCACGGACCGCCTCTTCCAGCGCCTCGCAGGAGCCGACCTGACCCCGTCCCGCATCGAACTCCCGACCCGCCTGATCCCCCGCGGCTCGGGCGAGATCCCCCCTGCGAACTGA